One region of Eupeodes corollae chromosome 1, idEupCoro1.1, whole genome shotgun sequence genomic DNA includes:
- the LOC129939293 gene encoding actin-related protein 2/3 complex subunit 4 → MAATLKPYLTAVRHTLTAAMCLTNFSSQVVERHNKPEVEVRSSKELVLTPVVISRNERERVLIETSVNSVRVSIAVKQADEIEKILCHKFTRFMMRRAESFVILRRKPIEGYDISFLITNFHTEQMYKHKLVDFVINFMEEIDKEISEMKLAVNARARICSEEFLKRF, encoded by the coding sequence ATGGCTGCAACTCTGAAACCCTATTTGACTGCAGTGCGCCACACACTGACCGCTGCAATGTGTTTGACCAATTTTTCGTCACAAGTGGTAGAACGGCACAACAAACCAGAAGTGGAGGTTCGCAGCAGCAAGGAGCTGGTCCTCACGCCCGTCGTTATCTCCCGCAATGAAAGGGAACGAGTATTAATCGAGACTAGTGTCAATTCCGTACGCGTCAGCATCGCAGTCAAGCAAGCCGATGAAATCGAGAAAATCCTCTGCCACAAGTTCACCAGATTCATGATGAGAAGAGCCGAGAGCTTCGTGATTTTGAGGCGAAAGCCAATCGAAGGCTACGACATCAGTTTCTTAATCACAAACTTCCATACCGAGCAAATGTACAAGCACAAGCTGGtagattttgtaataaatttcatGGAAGAAATCGATAAGGAGATAAGCGAAATGAAGCTTGCAGTCAATGCCAGAGCACGTATTTGCTCTGAGGAATTCTTGAAGAGATTCTaa
- the LOC129939294 gene encoding uncharacterized protein LOC129939294, giving the protein MYLAGYIRKSNYLMTDDELHQWQRNAIVWCEFDNFLNSIIDGNLPQVSEILEESAINMAIESHGIQQRPNRVMLPSVQTIEAASMDDDLNFFDQQAINAAIEFQGLGIPPPI; this is encoded by the exons atgtatttggcCGGATATATACGAAAGAGCAATT ATTTGATGACTGACGATGAGTTGCATCAATGGCAACGCAATGCAATAGTTTGGTGTGAATTCGACAACTTTTTGAATAGTATTATCGATGGAAATCTGCCTCAAGTTTCGGAAATCCTAGAAGAGTCAGCCATCAATATGGCCATAGAGTCGCATGGTATCCAACAGAGGCCAAACAGAGTGATGCTTCCAAGTGTACAGACCATCGAAGCTGCAAGCATGGACGACGACTTAAACTTCTTTGACCAGCAAGCCATAAATGCTGCAATAGAATTTCAAGGTTTAGGAATACCACCgccaatttaa